From Passer domesticus isolate bPasDom1 chromosome 20, bPasDom1.hap1, whole genome shotgun sequence, one genomic window encodes:
- the GAA gene encoding lysosomal alpha-glucosidase isoform X6 → MFLFTFHFLCPKQLRLPAPPRWSPDFPGCGRPSRVLPRLLAQRGLGRCRCRCRCRAMGPGPALAAALLALLVPAAARGPGAAACEVSPGGRFDCGPERLLSRAGCEARGCCYSPGPGPGPRAGPGPPWCFFPRGYRSYRAENLTATESGFSARLHRVAAAFLPGAVDELRLELALETPARLRFTLRDAARPRYEVPLATPRVRGRAPSTLYGLQLSQDPFGLVVCRQRGGRVLLNTTVAPLFFTDQFLQISTSLPSHFISGLGEHLTPLFLDTAWTRVTLWNRDMAPAPHINLYGSHPFYLVMEDDGSAHGVFLLNSNAMDVLLQPSPALTWRTTGGILDFYIFLGPDPKSVVRQYLDVVGFPFMPPYWGLGFHLCRWGYSSTDITRQVVANMTAARFPLDVQWNDLDYADAKRDFTFNKKGFRDYPEMVREFHDRGLRYIMIVDAGISSSGPPGTYKPYDEGLKRGVFIRNATGQPLIGKVWPGPTAFPDFTNPETHEWWHDMVKDFHEQVPFDGIWLDMNEPSNFVEGSQDGCPNNNLEHPPYVPGVFGGRLQAGTICASSQQYLSSHYNLHSLYGLTEAIASHNALLRVRGKRPFIISRSTFAGHGRYAGHWTGDVGSDWEQLYYSIPEVLLFNLFGVPLVGADICGFLGNTSEELCVRWTQLGAFYPFMRNHNDHGTRPQEPFAFSPPAQAAMRNALRLRYSLLPFLYTLFHRAHSAGQTVARPLFLEFPTDPNTWAVDRQLLWGGGLLITPVLEPGQTKVSGYFPAGTWYSLAGDSTIHSKGQWILLPAPLDTINVHVRAGHILPLQEPAFSTAQSRGKGMALVVALSLDGFARGELFWDDGESWETFERGDYTEILFLASNDAVLSQLLRASAHLDGVLLEAVTVLGVTSPPRRVLANGAIVSDFSYRSDTQVLRVPVSLPMWEQFVISWS, encoded by the exons ATGTTTCTGTTTACGTTTCACTTTCTGTGCCCCAAGCAGCTCCGcctccccgccccgccccggtgGAGCCCCGATTTTCCGGGGTGCGGGCGGCCCAGCCGCGTTCTGCCGCGGCTCTTGGCCCAGCGCGGGCTcggccggtgccggtgccggtgccggtgccgggccatggggccgggcccggcgctgGCGGCCGcgctgctggcgctgctggtCCCGGCCGCGGCGCGgggccccggcgctgccgcctGCGAGGTGTCCCCGGGCGGCCGCTTCGACTGCGGCCCCGAGCGGCTCCTGTCGCGGGCGGGCTGCGAGGCGCGGGGCTGCTGCtacagccccgggcccgggcccgggccccgcgccgggcccggcccgccctgGTGCTTCTTCCCCCGCGGCTACCGCAGCTACCGCGCCGAGAACCTGACGGCCACCGAGAGCGGCTTCTCGGCCCGGCTGCACCGCGTGGCCGCCGCCTTCCTGCCCGGAGCGGTGGACGAGCTGCGGCTGGAGCTGGCGCTGGAGACCCCGGCCCGCCTGCGCTTCACG CTCCGGGACGCGGCCCGGCCGCGCTATGAGGTGCCGCTGGCCACGCCGCGGGTGCGCGGCCGAGCCCCCTCCACGCTCTAcgggctgcagctcagccaggacCCCTTCGGGCTCGTCGTGTGCCGGCAGCGCGGCGGGAGAGTCCT GCTGAACACCACGGTCGCACCCCTCTTCTTCACAGACCAGTTCCTGCAGATCTccacctccctgccctcccattTCATTtcggggctgggggagcaccTGACACCGCTGTTCCTCGACACAGCATGGACCAGGGTCACCCTCTGGAATCGGGACATGGCACCTGCG CCCCACATCAACCTCTACGGCTCCCACCCTTTCTACCTGGTGATGGAGGACGATGGTTCAGCCCACGGTGTCTTTCTGCTGAACAGCAACGCGATGG AcgtgctcctgcagcccagcccggccctgaCCTGGCGCACGACCGGGGGGATCCTGGACTTCTACATCTTCCTGGGCCCCGACCCCAAGAGCGTGGTGCGGCAGTACCTGGATGTGGTTG GGTTCCCCTTCATGCCCCCGTACTGGGGCCTGGGCTTCCACCTGTGCCGCTGGGGCTACTCCTCCACCGACATCACCCGGCAGGTGGTGGCCAACATGACAGCAGCCCGCTTCCCCCTG GATGTGCAGTGGAACGACCTGGATTATGCAGATGCCAAGAGGGATTTCACCTTCAACAAGAAAGGCTTCAGGGACTACCCAGAGATGGTGCGGGAGTTCCATGACCGCGGGCTGAGGTACATCATGATCGTG GACGCTGGGATCAGCAGCTCGGGGCCCCCTGGCACATACAAGCCCTACGACGAGGGTCTGAAGCGAGGGGTGTTCATCCGAAATGCCACGGGGCAGCCCCTGATCGGGAAG GTCTGGCCAGGCCCCACGGCCTTCCCCGACTTCACCAACCCAGAGACTCACGAGTGGTGGCACGACATGGTGAAGGACTTCCACGAACAAGTGCCCTTCGATGGCATATGGCTT gACATGAATGAGCCGTCCAACTTCGTGGAGGGCTCCCAGGATGGCTGCCCCAACAACAACCTGGAGCATCCCCCCTACGTGCCAG GTGTGTTTGGGGGACGCCTGCAGGCCGGGACCATCTGTGCCTCCAGCCAGCAGTACCTGTCCTCTCACTACAACCTGCACAGCCTGTACGGGCTGACCGAGGCCATCGCCTCCCACAA TGCTCTGCTGAGGGTCCGGGGCAAGCGTCCCTTCATCATCTCACGCTCCACCTTTGCTGGGCACGGGCGCtacgccgggcactggacaggagaTGTTGGCAGCGACTGGGAGCAGCTCTACTACTCCATACCAG aggtgctgctctTCAACCTCTTCGGGGTGCCGCTGGTGGGTGCCGACATCTGCGGCTTCCTGGGCAACACCAGCGAGGAGCTGTGCGTGCGCTGGACCCAGCTGGGCGCCTTCTACCCCTTCATGAGGAACCACAACGACCACGGCACCCGG CCGCAGGAGCCCTTTGCCTTCAGCCCGCCCGCCCAGGCTGCCATGAGGAACGCCCTGCGCCTCCGCtactccctcctgcccttcctgtaCACGCTGTTCCACCGCGCTCACAGCGCCGGCCAGACCGTGGCACGGCCCCTGTTCCTCGA gtTCCCCACAGACCCCAACACCTGGGCCGTGGACCGCCAGCTCCTGTGGGGCGGGGGGCTGCTCATCACCCCCGTGCTGGAGCCAGGACAGACCAAAGTCAGCGGCTACTTCCCAGCAGGGACGTGGTACAGCCTGGCAGGG GATTCCACCATCCACAGCAAAGGGCAGTGGATCCTCCTGCCAGCGCCCCTGGACACCATCAACGTCCACGTGCGTGCAGGGCACATCCTGCCCCTGCAG GAGCCCGCCTTCAGCACTGCCCAGTCCCGTGGAAAGGGCATGGCCTTGGTGGTGGCGCTGAGCCTGGACGGCTTCGCCAGGGGAGAGCTGTTCTGGGACgatggggagagctgggagacCTTTGAGAGGGGCGACTACACCGAGATCCTCTTCCTGGCCTCCAAC GATGCCGTGCTCAGCCAGCTGCTGCGGGCGAGTGCCCACCTGGACGGGGTCCTGCTGGAGGCCGTCACTGTGCTGGGGGTCACCAGCCCTCCCCGGAGAGTTCTGGCCAACGGTGCCATCGTGAGTGACTTCTCCTACCGCAGTGACACCCAG gtgctgagagtccctgtgtcactgcccatgTGGGAGCAGTTTGTGATCTCCTGGTCCTGA
- the GAA gene encoding lysosomal alpha-glucosidase isoform X2, translating to MFLFTFHFLCPKQLRLPAPPRWSPDFPGCGRPSRVLPRLLAQRGLGRCRCRCRCRAMGPGPALAAALLALLVPAAARGPGAAACEVSPGGRFDCGPERLLSRAGCEARGCCYSPGPGPGPRAGPGPPWCFFPRGYRSYRAENLTATESGFSARLHRVAAAFLPGAVDELRLELALETPARLRFTLRDAARPRYEVPLATPRVRGRAPSTLYGLQLSQDPFGLVVCRQRGGRVLLNTTVAPLFFTDQFLQISTSLPSHFISGLGEHLTPLFLDTAWTRVTLWNRDMAPAPHINLYGSHPFYLVMEDDGSAHGVFLLNSNAMGESRGVPGMGLALSSSSASSPGTCASPDVLLQPSPALTWRTTGGILDFYIFLGPDPKSVVRQYLDVVGFPFMPPYWGLGFHLCRWGYSSTDITRQVVANMTAARFPLDVQWNDLDYADAKRDFTFNKKGFRDYPEMVREFHDRGLRYIMIVDAGISSSGPPGTYKPYDEGLKRGVFIRNATGQPLIGKVCVGSSPGAHGAGLEWGCGSRTPRVGEKPLGGCGGRWGLCPMLSPLQVWPGPTAFPDFTNPETHEWWHDMVKDFHEQVPFDGIWLDMNEPSNFVEGSQDGCPNNNLEHPPYVPGVFGGRLQAGTICASSQQYLSSHYNLHSLYGLTEAIASHNALLRVRGKRPFIISRSTFAGHGRYAGHWTGDVGSDWEQLYYSIPEVLLFNLFGVPLVGADICGFLGNTSEELCVRWTQLGAFYPFMRNHNDHGTRPQEPFAFSPPAQAAMRNALRLRYSLLPFLYTLFHRAHSAGQTVARPLFLEFPTDPNTWAVDRQLLWGGGLLITPVLEPGQTKVSGYFPAGTWYSLAGDSTIHSKGQWILLPAPLDTINVHVRAGHILPLQEPAFSTAQSRGKGMALVVALSLDGFARGELFWDDGESWETFERGDYTEILFLASNDAVLSQLLRASAHLDGVLLEAVTVLGVTSPPRRVLANGAIVSDFSYRSDTQVLRVPVSLPMWEQFVISWS from the exons ATGTTTCTGTTTACGTTTCACTTTCTGTGCCCCAAGCAGCTCCGcctccccgccccgccccggtgGAGCCCCGATTTTCCGGGGTGCGGGCGGCCCAGCCGCGTTCTGCCGCGGCTCTTGGCCCAGCGCGGGCTcggccggtgccggtgccggtgccggtgccgggccatggggccgggcccggcgctgGCGGCCGcgctgctggcgctgctggtCCCGGCCGCGGCGCGgggccccggcgctgccgcctGCGAGGTGTCCCCGGGCGGCCGCTTCGACTGCGGCCCCGAGCGGCTCCTGTCGCGGGCGGGCTGCGAGGCGCGGGGCTGCTGCtacagccccgggcccgggcccgggccccgcgccgggcccggcccgccctgGTGCTTCTTCCCCCGCGGCTACCGCAGCTACCGCGCCGAGAACCTGACGGCCACCGAGAGCGGCTTCTCGGCCCGGCTGCACCGCGTGGCCGCCGCCTTCCTGCCCGGAGCGGTGGACGAGCTGCGGCTGGAGCTGGCGCTGGAGACCCCGGCCCGCCTGCGCTTCACG CTCCGGGACGCGGCCCGGCCGCGCTATGAGGTGCCGCTGGCCACGCCGCGGGTGCGCGGCCGAGCCCCCTCCACGCTCTAcgggctgcagctcagccaggacCCCTTCGGGCTCGTCGTGTGCCGGCAGCGCGGCGGGAGAGTCCT GCTGAACACCACGGTCGCACCCCTCTTCTTCACAGACCAGTTCCTGCAGATCTccacctccctgccctcccattTCATTtcggggctgggggagcaccTGACACCGCTGTTCCTCGACACAGCATGGACCAGGGTCACCCTCTGGAATCGGGACATGGCACCTGCG CCCCACATCAACCTCTACGGCTCCCACCCTTTCTACCTGGTGATGGAGGACGATGGTTCAGCCCACGGTGTCTTTCTGCTGAACAGCAACGCGATGGGTGAGTCCCGTGGGGTGCCGGGCATGGGCCTGGCCCTGTCCTCATCCTCAGCTTCCTCCCCTGGCACTTGTGCTTCCCCAGAcgtgctcctgcagcccagcccggccctgaCCTGGCGCACGACCGGGGGGATCCTGGACTTCTACATCTTCCTGGGCCCCGACCCCAAGAGCGTGGTGCGGCAGTACCTGGATGTGGTTG GGTTCCCCTTCATGCCCCCGTACTGGGGCCTGGGCTTCCACCTGTGCCGCTGGGGCTACTCCTCCACCGACATCACCCGGCAGGTGGTGGCCAACATGACAGCAGCCCGCTTCCCCCTG GATGTGCAGTGGAACGACCTGGATTATGCAGATGCCAAGAGGGATTTCACCTTCAACAAGAAAGGCTTCAGGGACTACCCAGAGATGGTGCGGGAGTTCCATGACCGCGGGCTGAGGTACATCATGATCGTG GACGCTGGGATCAGCAGCTCGGGGCCCCCTGGCACATACAAGCCCTACGACGAGGGTCTGAAGCGAGGGGTGTTCATCCGAAATGCCACGGGGCAGCCCCTGATCGGGAAGGTGTGtgtggggagcagccctggtgCCCACGGGGCAGGGCTCgagtggggctgtggcagcaggacccCAAGAGTGGGAGAGAAACCTCTGGGGGGCTGTGGTGGAAGGTGGGGGCTCTGCCCAATGCTCTCCCCCCTGCAGGTCTGGCCAGGCCCCACGGCCTTCCCCGACTTCACCAACCCAGAGACTCACGAGTGGTGGCACGACATGGTGAAGGACTTCCACGAACAAGTGCCCTTCGATGGCATATGGCTT gACATGAATGAGCCGTCCAACTTCGTGGAGGGCTCCCAGGATGGCTGCCCCAACAACAACCTGGAGCATCCCCCCTACGTGCCAG GTGTGTTTGGGGGACGCCTGCAGGCCGGGACCATCTGTGCCTCCAGCCAGCAGTACCTGTCCTCTCACTACAACCTGCACAGCCTGTACGGGCTGACCGAGGCCATCGCCTCCCACAA TGCTCTGCTGAGGGTCCGGGGCAAGCGTCCCTTCATCATCTCACGCTCCACCTTTGCTGGGCACGGGCGCtacgccgggcactggacaggagaTGTTGGCAGCGACTGGGAGCAGCTCTACTACTCCATACCAG aggtgctgctctTCAACCTCTTCGGGGTGCCGCTGGTGGGTGCCGACATCTGCGGCTTCCTGGGCAACACCAGCGAGGAGCTGTGCGTGCGCTGGACCCAGCTGGGCGCCTTCTACCCCTTCATGAGGAACCACAACGACCACGGCACCCGG CCGCAGGAGCCCTTTGCCTTCAGCCCGCCCGCCCAGGCTGCCATGAGGAACGCCCTGCGCCTCCGCtactccctcctgcccttcctgtaCACGCTGTTCCACCGCGCTCACAGCGCCGGCCAGACCGTGGCACGGCCCCTGTTCCTCGA gtTCCCCACAGACCCCAACACCTGGGCCGTGGACCGCCAGCTCCTGTGGGGCGGGGGGCTGCTCATCACCCCCGTGCTGGAGCCAGGACAGACCAAAGTCAGCGGCTACTTCCCAGCAGGGACGTGGTACAGCCTGGCAGGG GATTCCACCATCCACAGCAAAGGGCAGTGGATCCTCCTGCCAGCGCCCCTGGACACCATCAACGTCCACGTGCGTGCAGGGCACATCCTGCCCCTGCAG GAGCCCGCCTTCAGCACTGCCCAGTCCCGTGGAAAGGGCATGGCCTTGGTGGTGGCGCTGAGCCTGGACGGCTTCGCCAGGGGAGAGCTGTTCTGGGACgatggggagagctgggagacCTTTGAGAGGGGCGACTACACCGAGATCCTCTTCCTGGCCTCCAAC GATGCCGTGCTCAGCCAGCTGCTGCGGGCGAGTGCCCACCTGGACGGGGTCCTGCTGGAGGCCGTCACTGTGCTGGGGGTCACCAGCCCTCCCCGGAGAGTTCTGGCCAACGGTGCCATCGTGAGTGACTTCTCCTACCGCAGTGACACCCAG gtgctgagagtccctgtgtcactgcccatgTGGGAGCAGTTTGTGATCTCCTGGTCCTGA
- the GAA gene encoding lysosomal alpha-glucosidase isoform X4 produces MFLFTFHFLCPKQLRLPAPPRWSPDFPGCGRPSRVLPRLLAQRGLGRCRCRCRCRAMGPGPALAAALLALLVPAAARGPGAAACEVSPGGRFDCGPERLLSRAGCEARGCCYSPGPGPGPRAGPGPPWCFFPRGYRSYRAENLTATESGFSARLHRVAAAFLPGAVDELRLELALETPARLRFTLRDAARPRYEVPLATPRVRGRAPSTLYGLQLSQDPFGLVVCRQRGGRVLLNTTVAPLFFTDQFLQISTSLPSHFISGLGEHLTPLFLDTAWTRVTLWNRDMAPAPHINLYGSHPFYLVMEDDGSAHGVFLLNSNAMGESRGVPGMGLALSSSSASSPGTCASPDVLLQPSPALTWRTTGGILDFYIFLGPDPKSVVRQYLDVVGFPFMPPYWGLGFHLCRWGYSSTDITRQVVANMTAARFPLDVQWNDLDYADAKRDFTFNKKGFRDYPEMVREFHDRGLRYIMIVDAGISSSGPPGTYKPYDEGLKRGVFIRNATGQPLIGKVWPGPTAFPDFTNPETHEWWHDMVKDFHEQVPFDGIWLDMNEPSNFVEGSQDGCPNNNLEHPPYVPGVFGGRLQAGTICASSQQYLSSHYNLHSLYGLTEAIASHNALLRVRGKRPFIISRSTFAGHGRYAGHWTGDVGSDWEQLYYSIPEVLLFNLFGVPLVGADICGFLGNTSEELCVRWTQLGAFYPFMRNHNDHGTRPQEPFAFSPPAQAAMRNALRLRYSLLPFLYTLFHRAHSAGQTVARPLFLEFPTDPNTWAVDRQLLWGGGLLITPVLEPGQTKVSGYFPAGTWYSLAGDSTIHSKGQWILLPAPLDTINVHVRAGHILPLQEPAFSTAQSRGKGMALVVALSLDGFARGELFWDDGESWETFERGDYTEILFLASNVSTGSCWQGWAGLLVALAHLCLLRGAAGGVGHLEEPWGHVGWLRAGSTRCHPPCPGCRAQPAAAGECPPGRGPAGGRHCAGGHQPSPESSGQRCHRE; encoded by the exons ATGTTTCTGTTTACGTTTCACTTTCTGTGCCCCAAGCAGCTCCGcctccccgccccgccccggtgGAGCCCCGATTTTCCGGGGTGCGGGCGGCCCAGCCGCGTTCTGCCGCGGCTCTTGGCCCAGCGCGGGCTcggccggtgccggtgccggtgccggtgccgggccatggggccgggcccggcgctgGCGGCCGcgctgctggcgctgctggtCCCGGCCGCGGCGCGgggccccggcgctgccgcctGCGAGGTGTCCCCGGGCGGCCGCTTCGACTGCGGCCCCGAGCGGCTCCTGTCGCGGGCGGGCTGCGAGGCGCGGGGCTGCTGCtacagccccgggcccgggcccgggccccgcgccgggcccggcccgccctgGTGCTTCTTCCCCCGCGGCTACCGCAGCTACCGCGCCGAGAACCTGACGGCCACCGAGAGCGGCTTCTCGGCCCGGCTGCACCGCGTGGCCGCCGCCTTCCTGCCCGGAGCGGTGGACGAGCTGCGGCTGGAGCTGGCGCTGGAGACCCCGGCCCGCCTGCGCTTCACG CTCCGGGACGCGGCCCGGCCGCGCTATGAGGTGCCGCTGGCCACGCCGCGGGTGCGCGGCCGAGCCCCCTCCACGCTCTAcgggctgcagctcagccaggacCCCTTCGGGCTCGTCGTGTGCCGGCAGCGCGGCGGGAGAGTCCT GCTGAACACCACGGTCGCACCCCTCTTCTTCACAGACCAGTTCCTGCAGATCTccacctccctgccctcccattTCATTtcggggctgggggagcaccTGACACCGCTGTTCCTCGACACAGCATGGACCAGGGTCACCCTCTGGAATCGGGACATGGCACCTGCG CCCCACATCAACCTCTACGGCTCCCACCCTTTCTACCTGGTGATGGAGGACGATGGTTCAGCCCACGGTGTCTTTCTGCTGAACAGCAACGCGATGGGTGAGTCCCGTGGGGTGCCGGGCATGGGCCTGGCCCTGTCCTCATCCTCAGCTTCCTCCCCTGGCACTTGTGCTTCCCCAGAcgtgctcctgcagcccagcccggccctgaCCTGGCGCACGACCGGGGGGATCCTGGACTTCTACATCTTCCTGGGCCCCGACCCCAAGAGCGTGGTGCGGCAGTACCTGGATGTGGTTG GGTTCCCCTTCATGCCCCCGTACTGGGGCCTGGGCTTCCACCTGTGCCGCTGGGGCTACTCCTCCACCGACATCACCCGGCAGGTGGTGGCCAACATGACAGCAGCCCGCTTCCCCCTG GATGTGCAGTGGAACGACCTGGATTATGCAGATGCCAAGAGGGATTTCACCTTCAACAAGAAAGGCTTCAGGGACTACCCAGAGATGGTGCGGGAGTTCCATGACCGCGGGCTGAGGTACATCATGATCGTG GACGCTGGGATCAGCAGCTCGGGGCCCCCTGGCACATACAAGCCCTACGACGAGGGTCTGAAGCGAGGGGTGTTCATCCGAAATGCCACGGGGCAGCCCCTGATCGGGAAG GTCTGGCCAGGCCCCACGGCCTTCCCCGACTTCACCAACCCAGAGACTCACGAGTGGTGGCACGACATGGTGAAGGACTTCCACGAACAAGTGCCCTTCGATGGCATATGGCTT gACATGAATGAGCCGTCCAACTTCGTGGAGGGCTCCCAGGATGGCTGCCCCAACAACAACCTGGAGCATCCCCCCTACGTGCCAG GTGTGTTTGGGGGACGCCTGCAGGCCGGGACCATCTGTGCCTCCAGCCAGCAGTACCTGTCCTCTCACTACAACCTGCACAGCCTGTACGGGCTGACCGAGGCCATCGCCTCCCACAA TGCTCTGCTGAGGGTCCGGGGCAAGCGTCCCTTCATCATCTCACGCTCCACCTTTGCTGGGCACGGGCGCtacgccgggcactggacaggagaTGTTGGCAGCGACTGGGAGCAGCTCTACTACTCCATACCAG aggtgctgctctTCAACCTCTTCGGGGTGCCGCTGGTGGGTGCCGACATCTGCGGCTTCCTGGGCAACACCAGCGAGGAGCTGTGCGTGCGCTGGACCCAGCTGGGCGCCTTCTACCCCTTCATGAGGAACCACAACGACCACGGCACCCGG CCGCAGGAGCCCTTTGCCTTCAGCCCGCCCGCCCAGGCTGCCATGAGGAACGCCCTGCGCCTCCGCtactccctcctgcccttcctgtaCACGCTGTTCCACCGCGCTCACAGCGCCGGCCAGACCGTGGCACGGCCCCTGTTCCTCGA gtTCCCCACAGACCCCAACACCTGGGCCGTGGACCGCCAGCTCCTGTGGGGCGGGGGGCTGCTCATCACCCCCGTGCTGGAGCCAGGACAGACCAAAGTCAGCGGCTACTTCCCAGCAGGGACGTGGTACAGCCTGGCAGGG GATTCCACCATCCACAGCAAAGGGCAGTGGATCCTCCTGCCAGCGCCCCTGGACACCATCAACGTCCACGTGCGTGCAGGGCACATCCTGCCCCTGCAG GAGCCCGCCTTCAGCACTGCCCAGTCCCGTGGAAAGGGCATGGCCTTGGTGGTGGCGCTGAGCCTGGACGGCTTCGCCAGGGGAGAGCTGTTCTGGGACgatggggagagctgggagacCTTTGAGAGGGGCGACTACACCGAGATCCTCTTCCTGGCCTCCAACGTGAGCAcggggagctgctggcagggctgggcagggctcctggtggccctggcacaCCTGTGTCTGCTCAGAGGGGCAGCAGGTGGGGTGGGGCACCTGGAGGAGCCCTGGGGGCACGTGGGGTGGCTGAGAGCCGGGAGCACACGGTGCCATCCCCCGTGCCCAGGATGCCGTGCTCAGCCAGCTGCTGCGGGCGAGTGCCCACCTGGACGGGGTCCTGCTGGAGGCCGTCACTGTGCTGGGGGTCACCAGCCCTCCCCGGAGAGTTCTGGCCAACGGTGCCATCGTGAGTGA